The nucleotide window GAGTCCCGGCGCCTCCGCAATCGCACGGCGCACGAACTCCAGCGCTTCCTCCACCGCCTCGAGCGCCGGCCGGCCGTGCGCCAGCCCGGCCGCAATGGCAGCGGAAAGCGTGCACCCGGTCCCGTGCGTGCTCCGGCCCGGCAGCCTGGGGCGCCTCCAGCTCCGTAGCTC belongs to Gemmatimonadota bacterium and includes:
- a CDS encoding bifunctional hydroxymethylpyrimidine kinase/phosphomethylpyrimidine kinase — translated: ELRSWRRPRLPGRSTHGTGCTLSAAIAAGLAHGRPALEAVEEALEFVRRAIAEAPGLGSGHGPLNHFVPSGRQR